Proteins encoded within one genomic window of Ctenopharyngodon idella isolate HZGC_01 chromosome 6, HZGC01, whole genome shotgun sequence:
- the phb2b gene encoding prohibitin-2b isoform X1, which produces MANKEPNRFIQHLRDLAGRMSSGSRGAGLGLKLLIGAGALAYGVKEATYTVEGGQRAIVFNRIGGMQMDTVLAEGLHFRIPLIQYPIIYDIRAKPRKISSLTGSKDLQMVNIALRVLSRPVASNLPVLYQQLGKDYDERVLPSIVNEVLKSVVAKFNASQLITQRAQVSLLIRRELFERAKDFNIILDDVAVTELSFSKEYTAAVEAKQVAQQEAQRAQFFVEKAKQDQRQKIIQAEGEAQAAKMLGEAVTKNPGYLKLRRIRAAQNIAKTVAASQNKVYLSSDSLVLNLQDDSFDKLSLGKK; this is translated from the exons AGGTTCATCCAGCACCTGAGAGATCTCGCCGGACGCATGTCCTCTGGCTCAAGGGGTGCTGGACTCGGACTGAAGTTATTAATTGGAGCAGGTGCACTTGCTTATGGAGTCAAAGAAGCAACATATACAG TGGAGGGTGGTCAGCGAGCAATTGTCTTTAATAGAATTGGAGGGATGCAGATGGACACAGTCCTTGCTGAGGGTCTTCACTTCAG GATACCATTGATTCAGTATCCAATCATATATGATATTAGAGCCAAACCAAGAAAAATATCATCTTTAACCGGAAGcaaag ACCTGCAGATGGTGAACATCGCGTTGCGTGTTCTATCCCGACCGGTGGCTTCCAACCTTCCCGTCTTGTACCAGCAGCTAGGGAAGGACTATGATGAGCGTGTGTTGCCGTCCATTGTAAATGAAGTTCTGAAGAGTGTGGTAGCCAAATTCAATGCCTCCCAACTAATTACACAAAGAGCCCAG GTCTCTCTGCTCATCCGACGGGAACTCTTTGAACGTGCTAAAGACTTCAACATTATTCTCGATGATGTGGCCGTCACAGAGTTGAGCTTCAGCAAGGAGTACACAGCAGCTGTGGAGGCCAAACAAGTTG CCCAGCAGGAGGCTCAAAGAGCTCAGTTCTTTGTGGAGAAAGCAAAACAAGATCAGAGGCAGAAGATCATCCAAGCTGAAGGAGAGGCCCAGGCAGCCAAAATG TTAGGGGAGGCTGTCACAAAGAATCCCGGATACCTTAAACTCAGAAGAATCAGGGCAGCGCAGAACATTGCCAAAACG GTGGCAGCTTCACAGAACAAGGTGTACCTGAGCTCGGATAGTCTGGTTCTGAATCTACAGGACGACTCTTTTGACAA ATTGTCACTCGGAAAGAAGTAA
- the phb2b gene encoding prohibitin-2b isoform X2 yields the protein MSSGSRGAGLGLKLLIGAGALAYGVKEATYTVEGGQRAIVFNRIGGMQMDTVLAEGLHFRIPLIQYPIIYDIRAKPRKISSLTGSKDLQMVNIALRVLSRPVASNLPVLYQQLGKDYDERVLPSIVNEVLKSVVAKFNASQLITQRAQVSLLIRRELFERAKDFNIILDDVAVTELSFSKEYTAAVEAKQVAQQEAQRAQFFVEKAKQDQRQKIIQAEGEAQAAKMLGEAVTKNPGYLKLRRIRAAQNIAKTVAASQNKVYLSSDSLVLNLQDDSFDKLSLGKK from the exons ATGTCCTCTGGCTCAAGGGGTGCTGGACTCGGACTGAAGTTATTAATTGGAGCAGGTGCACTTGCTTATGGAGTCAAAGAAGCAACATATACAG TGGAGGGTGGTCAGCGAGCAATTGTCTTTAATAGAATTGGAGGGATGCAGATGGACACAGTCCTTGCTGAGGGTCTTCACTTCAG GATACCATTGATTCAGTATCCAATCATATATGATATTAGAGCCAAACCAAGAAAAATATCATCTTTAACCGGAAGcaaag ACCTGCAGATGGTGAACATCGCGTTGCGTGTTCTATCCCGACCGGTGGCTTCCAACCTTCCCGTCTTGTACCAGCAGCTAGGGAAGGACTATGATGAGCGTGTGTTGCCGTCCATTGTAAATGAAGTTCTGAAGAGTGTGGTAGCCAAATTCAATGCCTCCCAACTAATTACACAAAGAGCCCAG GTCTCTCTGCTCATCCGACGGGAACTCTTTGAACGTGCTAAAGACTTCAACATTATTCTCGATGATGTGGCCGTCACAGAGTTGAGCTTCAGCAAGGAGTACACAGCAGCTGTGGAGGCCAAACAAGTTG CCCAGCAGGAGGCTCAAAGAGCTCAGTTCTTTGTGGAGAAAGCAAAACAAGATCAGAGGCAGAAGATCATCCAAGCTGAAGGAGAGGCCCAGGCAGCCAAAATG TTAGGGGAGGCTGTCACAAAGAATCCCGGATACCTTAAACTCAGAAGAATCAGGGCAGCGCAGAACATTGCCAAAACG GTGGCAGCTTCACAGAACAAGGTGTACCTGAGCTCGGATAGTCTGGTTCTGAATCTACAGGACGACTCTTTTGACAA ATTGTCACTCGGAAAGAAGTAA